The following are from one region of the Chanos chanos chromosome 10, fChaCha1.1, whole genome shotgun sequence genome:
- the chrm3a gene encoding muscarinic acetylcholine receptor M3 isoform X2, with amino-acid sequence MVSISCSPFRLSCVSGLTEFDPLGGHTLWQVILIALFTGMLSLVTIIGNILVMVSFKVNRQLKTVNNYFLLSLAFADLIIGVISMNLYTAYIVMGQWAMGNFACDLWLAIDYVASNASVMNLLVISFDRYFSITRPLTYRAKRTTRRAGLMIGLAWFVSLILWAPAILFWQYFVGERTVPPDKCYIQFLTEPIITFCTAMAAFYLPVTIMSVLYWRIYKETENRSKELAGLQGSGGRLGGDRPRFHLHSTGGSSRSCSSFELARPVRRQSSKMGLSGRFHCWRGRPSGAGGPCGRGEPDQSSSDSWNNNDVGTSADHSGSSDDEEVVMPTTRAIFSIVLNLPGMRAAVNSQVTSCEDLDVASEEDPLRADEEDSGRDSISPPITNGSKREGNSYHQRYSTKIAKVQSMPSIEASAAGTDPTAGTMTATKSPSAPLSFKEAALAKRFAARARTQITKRKRMSLVKEKKAAQTLSAILFAFIITWTPYNIMVLVNTFCKDCIPESLWALGYWLCYVNSTVNPMCYALCNKTFRNTFKMILLCQWDKTTRMKQSFQERHSVRFHQRIPRDST; translated from the exons ATGGTGTCCATTTCCTGTTCACCCTTCCGCCTCTCATGTGTCAGTGGGTTGACTG AATTTGACCCCCTGGGAGGTCATACTCTGTGGCAGGTCATTCTCATTGCTCTGTTTACCGGAATGTTGTCTCTTGTGACCATTATCGGTAATATTTTGGTCATGGTCTCTTTCAAGGTTAACCGCCAGCTCAAGACAGTCAACAACTACTTCTTGTTGAGTCTTGCTTTCGCTGACCTTATTATTGGAGTCATCTCCATGAACCTGTACACAGCCTATATTGTCATGGGACAGTGGGCCATGGGTAACTTTGCCTGTGACCTGTGGTTGGCCATAGATTACGTTGCTAGCAATGCATCTGTAATGAACCTGCTTGTGATCAGCTTCGATCGATACTTCTCCATCACGCGGCCTTTGACATACCGCGCCAAACGGACCACAAGGCGTGCTGGGCTAATGATCGGATTGGCCTGGTTTGTGTCATTGATCCTTTGGGCGCCAGCCATCTTGTTTTGGCAGTATTTTGTGGGAGAGAGGACAGTTCCACCAGATAAATGCTACATCCAATTCCTTACAGAACCAATTATTACATTCTGCACAGCCATGGCGGCTTTCTACCTCCCTGTGACCATTATGAGCGTGCTCTACTGGCGCATTTATAAGGAGACGGAGAACCGCTCCAAGGAACTTGCGGGGCTGCAAGGCTCTGGCGGGCGACTCGGAGGCGACAGGCCACGTTTCCACCTTCACAGTACTGGGGGGAGTTCCAGGAGCTGCAGCAGCTTCGAGCTGGCCAGGCctgtgaggagacagagctcCAAGATGGGGCTGTCGGGTCGCTTCCATTGCTGGAGAGGGAGACCCAGTGGTGCAGGAGGACCTTGTGGCCGAGGTGAGCCAGACCAGAGCAGCAGCGACAGCTGGAATAACAACGATGTCGGTACCTCGGCTGATCACTCTGGCTCCTCTGACGACGAGGAAGTTGTGATGCCCACCACACGCGCCATCTTCTCTATTGTTCTTAACTTGCCTGGGATGAGGGCAGCAGTTAATTCCCAGGTTACGTCTTGCGAAGACCTGGATGTGGCCTCAGAAGAGGATCCATTGCGTGCTGATGAGGAAGACAGCGGGAGAGACAGCATTTCACCTCCCATAACCAATGGCAGTAAAAGAGAGGGCAACAGTTACCACCAGCGTTACTCTACAAAGATCGCCAAGGTACAATCCATGCCTTCTATTGAAGCTTCAGCTGCGGGCACAGATCCCACTGCTGGCACCATGACTGCCACTAAATCTCCCTCAGCGCCCCTTTCCTTCAAAGAGGCGGCACTGGCCAAGCGCTTTGCTGCCCGGGCAAGGACACAAATCACCAAACGCAAGCGCATGTCACTGGTGAAGGAGAAGAAAGCAGCTCAGACACTTAGTGCCATCTTGTTTGCATTTATCATCACATGGACACCTTACAACATAATGGTGCTGGTCAACACTTTCTGCAAAGACTGTATCCCAGAGTCCCTGTGGGCTCTAGGGTACTGGCTGTGCTATGTAAACAGCACGGTCAATCCCATGTGCTATGCACTCTGCAATAAAACTTTCCGCAATACCTTCAAGATGATACTTCTGTGCCAGTGGGACAAGACCACCAGAATGAAACAGAGCTTTCAGGAGAGACATTCAGTTAGGTTCCACCAAAGGATCCCCAGAGACTCCACATAG
- the chrm3a gene encoding muscarinic acetylcholine receptor M3 isoform X1, which translates to MDSNSTDPGLYVPTTTQGPSFYPGSTLWTDPQSMDDNASSQLHMLVNLTVAHGANRSQGESKGQEFDPLGGHTLWQVILIALFTGMLSLVTIIGNILVMVSFKVNRQLKTVNNYFLLSLAFADLIIGVISMNLYTAYIVMGQWAMGNFACDLWLAIDYVASNASVMNLLVISFDRYFSITRPLTYRAKRTTRRAGLMIGLAWFVSLILWAPAILFWQYFVGERTVPPDKCYIQFLTEPIITFCTAMAAFYLPVTIMSVLYWRIYKETENRSKELAGLQGSGGRLGGDRPRFHLHSTGGSSRSCSSFELARPVRRQSSKMGLSGRFHCWRGRPSGAGGPCGRGEPDQSSSDSWNNNDVGTSADHSGSSDDEEVVMPTTRAIFSIVLNLPGMRAAVNSQVTSCEDLDVASEEDPLRADEEDSGRDSISPPITNGSKREGNSYHQRYSTKIAKVQSMPSIEASAAGTDPTAGTMTATKSPSAPLSFKEAALAKRFAARARTQITKRKRMSLVKEKKAAQTLSAILFAFIITWTPYNIMVLVNTFCKDCIPESLWALGYWLCYVNSTVNPMCYALCNKTFRNTFKMILLCQWDKTTRMKQSFQERHSVRFHQRIPRDST; encoded by the coding sequence ATGGATTCCAACAGTACAGACCCTGGCCTCTACGTACCCACTACAACACAGGGACCAAGCTTTTATCCAGGTTCTACTCTGTGGACAGACCCTCAGAGTATGGATGACAATGCTTCCTCCCAGCTGCACATGCTTGTGAACTTAACAGTTGCACATGGGGCTAACAGAAGCCAGGGAGAAAGCAAAGGTCAAGAATTTGACCCCCTGGGAGGTCATACTCTGTGGCAGGTCATTCTCATTGCTCTGTTTACCGGAATGTTGTCTCTTGTGACCATTATCGGTAATATTTTGGTCATGGTCTCTTTCAAGGTTAACCGCCAGCTCAAGACAGTCAACAACTACTTCTTGTTGAGTCTTGCTTTCGCTGACCTTATTATTGGAGTCATCTCCATGAACCTGTACACAGCCTATATTGTCATGGGACAGTGGGCCATGGGTAACTTTGCCTGTGACCTGTGGTTGGCCATAGATTACGTTGCTAGCAATGCATCTGTAATGAACCTGCTTGTGATCAGCTTCGATCGATACTTCTCCATCACGCGGCCTTTGACATACCGCGCCAAACGGACCACAAGGCGTGCTGGGCTAATGATCGGATTGGCCTGGTTTGTGTCATTGATCCTTTGGGCGCCAGCCATCTTGTTTTGGCAGTATTTTGTGGGAGAGAGGACAGTTCCACCAGATAAATGCTACATCCAATTCCTTACAGAACCAATTATTACATTCTGCACAGCCATGGCGGCTTTCTACCTCCCTGTGACCATTATGAGCGTGCTCTACTGGCGCATTTATAAGGAGACGGAGAACCGCTCCAAGGAACTTGCGGGGCTGCAAGGCTCTGGCGGGCGACTCGGAGGCGACAGGCCACGTTTCCACCTTCACAGTACTGGGGGGAGTTCCAGGAGCTGCAGCAGCTTCGAGCTGGCCAGGCctgtgaggagacagagctcCAAGATGGGGCTGTCGGGTCGCTTCCATTGCTGGAGAGGGAGACCCAGTGGTGCAGGAGGACCTTGTGGCCGAGGTGAGCCAGACCAGAGCAGCAGCGACAGCTGGAATAACAACGATGTCGGTACCTCGGCTGATCACTCTGGCTCCTCTGACGACGAGGAAGTTGTGATGCCCACCACACGCGCCATCTTCTCTATTGTTCTTAACTTGCCTGGGATGAGGGCAGCAGTTAATTCCCAGGTTACGTCTTGCGAAGACCTGGATGTGGCCTCAGAAGAGGATCCATTGCGTGCTGATGAGGAAGACAGCGGGAGAGACAGCATTTCACCTCCCATAACCAATGGCAGTAAAAGAGAGGGCAACAGTTACCACCAGCGTTACTCTACAAAGATCGCCAAGGTACAATCCATGCCTTCTATTGAAGCTTCAGCTGCGGGCACAGATCCCACTGCTGGCACCATGACTGCCACTAAATCTCCCTCAGCGCCCCTTTCCTTCAAAGAGGCGGCACTGGCCAAGCGCTTTGCTGCCCGGGCAAGGACACAAATCACCAAACGCAAGCGCATGTCACTGGTGAAGGAGAAGAAAGCAGCTCAGACACTTAGTGCCATCTTGTTTGCATTTATCATCACATGGACACCTTACAACATAATGGTGCTGGTCAACACTTTCTGCAAAGACTGTATCCCAGAGTCCCTGTGGGCTCTAGGGTACTGGCTGTGCTATGTAAACAGCACGGTCAATCCCATGTGCTATGCACTCTGCAATAAAACTTTCCGCAATACCTTCAAGATGATACTTCTGTGCCAGTGGGACAAGACCACCAGAATGAAACAGAGCTTTCAGGAGAGACATTCAGTTAGGTTCCACCAAAGGATCCCCAGAGACTCCACATAG